From the genome of Pelobacter propionicus DSM 2379, one region includes:
- a CDS encoding diacylglycerol/lipid kinase family protein → MQSFLFVNPLSGSYDPRHVPRIVTRLAESGLTPTLLEVRTPADAAVHCRRINGAEENPLVIVAAGDGTINAVLNGLRPGMATVAILPLGTSNVLAREIGIRSLEDGLERIIAGRSRQLPLGLLDLERASHRFLLMAGIGVDGAVVRDVRPGEKRLLKQGAYALSALRYALRWEGEMIQVVTPDRTLACHGAIICAASRYGGDFVLAPGGDLFSPEFMVVCILGNRRRDYLRLAWDLFSGRAQTSRQLLGITAREVAIRGVKPVQVDGDFIGYTPARFRVLEDFARIIV, encoded by the coding sequence ATGCAATCCTTTCTCTTCGTCAATCCCCTCTCCGGGAGCTATGACCCGCGCCACGTCCCCCGTATCGTCACCCGCCTTGCTGAAAGCGGGCTAACGCCTACGCTCCTGGAGGTGAGAACACCGGCGGATGCGGCTGTCCATTGCCGCAGGATCAATGGGGCGGAGGAGAATCCCCTGGTCATTGTTGCCGCCGGTGACGGAACCATCAACGCGGTGCTGAATGGTTTGCGTCCCGGTATGGCGACGGTTGCCATTCTTCCCCTGGGAACCTCCAATGTGCTGGCACGGGAGATCGGCATCCGTTCGCTGGAGGATGGACTGGAGCGGATTATTGCCGGCAGGAGCCGTCAGTTGCCGCTGGGACTCCTGGATCTGGAACGGGCCAGCCATCGTTTCCTGCTCATGGCCGGCATCGGCGTGGATGGCGCGGTTGTCAGGGATGTGCGCCCAGGGGAGAAGCGGCTGCTGAAACAGGGGGCCTATGCGCTCTCAGCCCTGCGTTACGCCTTGCGCTGGGAAGGGGAGATGATCCAGGTAGTCACCCCCGATCGCACGCTTGCCTGTCACGGCGCCATCATCTGCGCGGCATCCCGGTATGGCGGAGACTTTGTCCTCGCTCCCGGGGGAGACCTGTTCTCGCCGGAGTTCATGGTGGTCTGCATCCTTGGCAACCGGCGCAGGGATTACCTGCGCTTGGCGTGGGACCTGTTTTCGGGGAGGGCGCAGACCAGCCGGCAGCTGCTGGGCATAACGGCCAGGGAAGTGGCGATCCGCGGCGTCAAGCCGGTGCAGGTAGACGGGGACTTTATCGGCTACACTCCGGCCAGGTTCAGGGTCCTGGAAGATTTTGCGCGCATCATCGTCTGA
- a CDS encoding methyl-accepting chemotaxis protein — translation MFNNLNVGTKLLAAFVLVAVISGVVGVIGITRNRQIADADKKMYEKLAVPLGELAVIAESFQRVRINLRDAVGATDENERRNALQTIQRLSGTIGTNVESFEKSISDEEQRKLFEQFKDARKVYVGHISTIIRLDNEKRDAEALALMHGEAKQAALRYQELSDKLIENMQQQGKLLSEQNERTASNAFMLMVCFVAANIVIAVLLGLYISRMITTPLNDAVRVATAIGAGDLNVDVRVTSGDETGRLLQAMKVMVDNLRNIINQVSGTSSQVAAASSQLHATAEQIATGAEEVAAQAGTVATAGEEMSATSGDIAQNCQMAAEGAQRASASAQNGAEVVEKTVVVMGQIAAKVQESARTVESLGARSDQIGAIIGTIEDIADQTNLLALNAAIEAARAGEQGRGFAVVADEVRALAERTTRATREIGEMIKAIQGETRDAVAAMEQGVSQVESGTIEAARSGEALRDILEQVNNVAMQVNQIATAAEEQTATTGEIASNMQQITEVVQQTSCGAQESATAAAQLNNNASELQRLVQQFRL, via the coding sequence ATGTTCAACAATCTGAATGTGGGGACAAAGTTGTTGGCGGCATTCGTGCTCGTGGCCGTGATCAGCGGCGTCGTGGGCGTCATCGGCATAACCAGGAACCGCCAGATCGCGGACGCTGACAAGAAGATGTACGAAAAACTCGCCGTTCCCCTGGGGGAACTGGCGGTCATAGCCGAATCGTTCCAGCGGGTTCGCATCAACCTGCGTGATGCAGTGGGCGCAACTGACGAGAATGAACGTCGTAACGCCCTGCAGACGATTCAGAGGCTGAGCGGCACCATCGGTACTAATGTGGAGAGCTTTGAGAAGAGTATTTCCGACGAAGAACAGCGCAAGCTGTTCGAGCAGTTCAAGGATGCCCGGAAAGTCTATGTGGGGCACATCTCTACGATCATCAGGCTTGACAACGAGAAGCGAGACGCCGAGGCCCTGGCGCTCATGCACGGCGAGGCCAAGCAGGCTGCCCTGCGTTATCAGGAATTGAGCGACAAACTGATTGAGAATATGCAGCAGCAGGGCAAGCTGCTGTCCGAACAGAACGAGAGGACGGCGAGCAACGCCTTTATGCTCATGGTCTGTTTTGTCGCTGCCAACATCGTCATCGCCGTCCTGCTCGGCCTGTACATCAGCCGCATGATCACGACGCCGCTCAATGACGCGGTCCGGGTGGCCACGGCCATCGGGGCGGGAGATCTGAACGTGGACGTCCGAGTGACCTCAGGGGATGAGACCGGCCGCCTGCTGCAGGCCATGAAGGTCATGGTCGATAACCTGCGCAACATCATCAACCAGGTATCAGGGACCTCGTCCCAGGTTGCGGCGGCCTCCAGCCAGTTGCATGCCACCGCGGAGCAGATCGCCACCGGCGCCGAAGAGGTGGCGGCCCAGGCCGGCACCGTTGCCACTGCTGGTGAAGAGATGTCAGCCACATCGGGCGATATCGCCCAGAACTGCCAGATGGCGGCCGAGGGGGCGCAGCGCGCCTCGGCTTCGGCCCAGAACGGCGCGGAGGTGGTTGAAAAGACGGTGGTGGTGATGGGACAGATCGCCGCCAAGGTGCAGGAGTCTGCCAGGACCGTGGAGAGCCTGGGGGCGCGCAGCGACCAGATCGGCGCCATCATCGGCACCATCGAGGACATAGCCGACCAGACCAACCTGCTGGCGCTGAACGCGGCCATCGAAGCGGCCCGTGCAGGAGAGCAGGGGCGGGGGTTCGCGGTGGTTGCCGACGAGGTGCGCGCCTTGGCGGAACGCACCACCCGCGCCACCCGCGAGATCGGCGAGATGATCAAGGCCATCCAGGGAGAGACCAGGGATGCCGTGGCTGCCATGGAGCAAGGGGTGAGCCAGGTGGAGTCCGGCACCATCGAGGCTGCCCGTTCCGGCGAGGCGCTACGGGATATCCTGGAGCAGGTCAACAACGTTGCCATGCAGGTCAACCAGATCGCCACTGCTGCCGAGGAACAGACCGCCACCACCGGTGAGATCGCCAGTAACATGCAGCAGATCACTGAAGTTGTTCAGCAGACCTCGTGCGGCGCCCAGGAATCCGCTACCGCCGCGGCGCAGTTGAACAACAATGCCAGTGAGTTGCAGCGGCTCGTACAGCAGTTCAGGTTGTAA
- a CDS encoding ParA family protein has product MANIISVISSKGGTGKTTVALNLAVALAEKGHPTLLVDVDPLGAIGLSLARSDTEWPGIAEYIAEKYSIRDSIITTKLPSLSILPRGRLDPLDISLFEEVCYSTRVLGEILASIEEEYRYIIIDTPSGLGMITRAALATSTYVLLPLQAEPLSLRCITQTLRVISHVREQEKPDLQLLGILATMVQLQQDTSFQVMKAAWGSLGGVLETYIPRADVFALASDKGLPISFLGGSYPPEALRFELLATEVENTIRELGGNTGEPDGRQQRELL; this is encoded by the coding sequence TTGGCCAACATCATTTCAGTCATTAGTTCCAAGGGGGGGACCGGCAAGACCACCGTTGCCTTGAACCTGGCGGTTGCCTTGGCGGAGAAAGGCCACCCCACGCTCCTCGTTGATGTGGATCCTCTGGGCGCAATCGGCCTGTCCCTTGCCCGAAGTGACACCGAGTGGCCCGGGATCGCCGAGTACATCGCCGAAAAGTACTCCATCCGCGATTCCATCATCACAACGAAACTCCCCTCTCTTTCCATACTGCCGAGGGGCCGTCTGGACCCCCTGGACATCAGTCTCTTCGAAGAGGTCTGCTATTCCACCAGGGTGCTGGGGGAGATCCTCGCCAGCATCGAGGAAGAGTATCGGTACATCATCATCGACACCCCCTCGGGGTTGGGCATGATTACCCGCGCCGCACTGGCGACAAGCACCTACGTACTGCTCCCCCTGCAAGCGGAACCGCTTTCACTGCGCTGCATCACCCAGACCCTGCGGGTCATCAGCCATGTCAGAGAGCAGGAGAAACCGGATCTGCAACTGCTCGGGATTCTGGCCACCATGGTGCAACTGCAGCAGGACACCTCATTCCAGGTAATGAAGGCCGCCTGGGGATCACTGGGCGGCGTCCTGGAAACCTATATCCCACGAGCAGACGTATTCGCCCTTGCCAGCGACAAGGGATTGCCAATCTCGTTCCTGGGTGGCAGCTACCCCCCCGAAGCCCTGAGATTCGAACTACTTGCCACGGAAGTGGAGAACACCATCCGGGAACTGGGTGGTAACACAGGAGAACCAGATGGGCGACAACAGCGTGAACTCTTATGA
- a CDS encoding RMD1 family protein, translating to MEFLFNAYAFDGELDLNRLAQKLGMTRKYRWEEPMKLNPVTFAPVPSANGEQAYLYYFGGVVFLNCSADLIARFLDAIQGHAGQMKRRHQFPFHEEYRLEIDPQRETAIANNCAVMPRCDPTFLDIICFVIAKSVALERIEARIDQVFDEVEVLIAKLARGKLELPDRDMARMASSILSFKFTSIAHIMVLDKPEITWDDPQADRLYLTMAGLFELNQRYLEIRHKSETLLDMTGVFTSLSHARRSARLEWIIIILIAIEIVLYLLELFRH from the coding sequence ATGGAATTCCTGTTCAACGCATACGCCTTTGATGGCGAACTGGACCTGAACCGGCTGGCGCAGAAGCTGGGCATGACCCGAAAATACCGCTGGGAAGAGCCGATGAAGCTTAACCCGGTAACCTTCGCGCCGGTACCAAGCGCAAATGGGGAGCAGGCCTACCTCTACTACTTCGGCGGGGTGGTATTCCTGAACTGCTCCGCCGACCTGATCGCCCGCTTCCTGGACGCCATCCAGGGCCATGCCGGGCAGATGAAACGGCGCCACCAGTTCCCCTTTCACGAGGAGTACCGCCTGGAGATCGATCCGCAGCGGGAAACGGCCATCGCCAACAACTGCGCCGTCATGCCCCGCTGCGACCCGACCTTCCTGGACATCATCTGCTTCGTGATCGCCAAATCCGTGGCCCTGGAGCGCATCGAGGCCCGCATCGACCAGGTCTTCGACGAGGTGGAAGTGCTGATCGCCAAACTGGCCAGGGGCAAGCTGGAGCTTCCCGACCGGGACATGGCCCGCATGGCGTCATCCATCCTGAGCTTCAAGTTCACCTCCATCGCTCACATCATGGTCCTGGACAAGCCGGAGATAACCTGGGACGACCCCCAGGCCGACCGACTCTACCTGACCATGGCAGGACTGTTCGAGCTGAACCAGCGTTACCTGGAGATCAGGCACAAGTCCGAGACCCTGCTGGACATGACCGGCGTCTTCACCAGCCTCTCCCACGCCCGACGCTCGGCCCGTCTGGAGTGGATCATCATCATCCTGATCGCTATCGAAATCGTCCTGTACCTCCTGGAACTTTTCCGTCACTGA